The genomic DNA NNNNNNNNNNNNNNNNNNNNNNNNNNNNNNNNNNNNNNNNNNNNNNNNNNNNNNNNNNNNNNNNNNNNNNNNNNNNNNNNNNNNNNNNNNNNNNNNNNNNNNNNNNNNNNNNNNNNNNNNNNNNNNNNNNNNNNNNNNNNNNNNNNNNNNNNNNNNNNNNNNNNNNNNNNNNNNNNNNNNNNNNNNNNNNNNNNNNNNNNNNNNNNNNNNNNNNNNNNNNNNNNNNNNNNNNNNNNNNNNNNNNNNNNNNNNNNNNNNNNNNNNNNNNNNNNNNNNNNNNNNNNNNNNNNNNNNNNNNNNNNNNNNNNNNNNNNNNNNNNNNNNNNNNNNNNNNNNNNNNNNNNNNNNNNNNNNNNNNNNNNNNNNNNNNNNNNNNNNNNNNNNNNNNNNNNNNNNNNNNNNNNNNNNNNNNNNNNNNNNNNNNNNNNNNNNNNNNNNNNNNNNNNNNNNNNNNNNNNNNNNNNNNNNNNNNNNNNNNNNNNNNNNNNNNNNNNNNNNNNNNNNNNNNNNNNNNNNNNNNNNNNNNNNNNNNNNNNNNNNNNNNNNNNNNNNNNNNNNNNNNNNNNNNNNNNNNNNNNNNNNNNNNNNNNNNNNNNNNNNNNNNNNNNNNNNNNNNNNNNNNNNNNNNNNNNNNNNNNNNNNNNNNNNNNNNNNNNNNNNNNNNNNNNNNNNNNNNNNNNNNNNNNNNNNNNNNNNNNNNNNNNNNNNNNNNNNNNNNNNNNNNNNNNNNNNNNNNNNNNNNNNNNNNNNNNNNNNNNNNNNNNNNNNNNNNNNNNNNNNNNNNNNNNNNNNNNNNNNNNNNNNNNNNNNNNNNNNNNNNNNNNNNNNNNNNNNNNNNNNNNNNNNNNNNNNNNNNNNNNNNNNNNNNNNNNNNNNNNNNNNNNNNNNNNNNNNNNNNNNNNNNNNNNNNNNNNNNNNNNNNNNNNNNNNNNNNNNNNNNNNNNNNNNNNNNNNNNNNNNNNNNNNNNNNNNNNNNNNNNNNNNNNNNNNNNNNNNNNNNNNNNNNNNNNNNNNNNNNNNNNNNNNNNNNNNNNNNNNNNNNNNNNNNNNNNNNNNNNNNNNNNNNNNNNNNNNNNNNNNNNNNNNNNNNNNNNNNNNNNNNNNNNNNNNNNNNNNNNNNNNNNNNNNNNNNNNNNNNNNNNNNNNNNNNNNNNNNNNNNNNNNNNNNNNNNNNNNNNNNNNNNNNNNNNNNNNNNNNNNNNNNNNNNNNNNNNNNNNNNNNNNNNNNNNNNNNNNNNNNNNNNNNNNNNNNNNNNNNNNNNNNNNNNNNNNNNNNNNNNNNNNNNNNNNNNNNNNNNNNNNNNNNNNNNNNNNNNNNNNNNNNNNNNNNNNNNNNNNNNNNNNNNNNNNNNNNNNNNNNNNNNNNNNNNNNNNNNNNNNNNNNNNNNNNNNNNNNNNNNNNNNNNNNNNNNNNNNNNNNNNNNNNNNNNNNNNNNNNNNNNNNNNNNNNNNNNNNNNNNNNNNNNNNNNNNNNNNNNNNNNNNNNNNNNNNNNNNNNNNNNNNNNNNNNNNNNNNNNNNNNNNNNNNNNNNNNNNNNNNNNNNNNNNNNNNNNNNNNNNNNNNNNNNNNNNNNNNNNNNNNNNNNNNNNNNNNNNNNNNNNNNNNNNNNNNNNNNNNNNNNNNNNNNNNNNNNNNNNNNNNNNNNNNNNNNNNNNNNNNNNNNNNNNNNNNNNNNNNNNNNNNNNNNNNNNNNNNNNNNNNNNNNNNNNNNNNNNNNNNNNNNNNNNNNNNNNNNNNNNNNNNNNNNNNNNNNNNNNNNNNNNNNNNNNNNNNNNNNNNNNNNNNNNNNNNNNNNNNNNNNNNNNNNNNNNNNNNNNNNNNNNNNNNNNNNNNNNNNNNNNNNNNNNNNNNNNNNNNNNNNNNNNNNNNNNNNNNNNNNNNNNNNNNNNNNNNNNNNNNNNNNNNNNNNNNNNNNNNNNNNNNNNNNNNNNNNNNNNNNNNNNNNNNNNNNNNNNNNNNNNNNNNNNNNNNNNNNNNNNNNNNNNNNNNNNNNNNNNNNNNNNNNNNNNNNNNNNNNNNNNNNNNNNNNNNNNNNNNNNNNNNNNNNNNNNNNNNNNNNNNNNNNNNNNNNNNNNNNNNNNNNNNNNNNNNNNNNNNNNNNNNNNNNNNNNNNNNNNNNNNNNNNNNNNNNNNNNNNNNNNNNNNNNNNNNNNNNNNNNNNNNNNNNNNNNNNNNNNNNNNNNNNNNNNNNNNNNNNNNNNNNNNNNNNNNNNNNNNNNNNNNNNNNNNNNNNNNNNNNNNNNNNNNNNNNNNNNNNNNNNNNNNNNNNNNNNNNNNNNNNNNNNNNNNNNNNNNNNNNNNNNNNNNNNNNNNNNNNNNNNNNNNNNNNNNNNNNNNNNNNNNNNNNNNNNNNNNNNNNNNNNNNNNNNNNNNNNNNNNNNNNNNNNNNNNNNNNNNNNNNNNNNNNNNNNNNNNNNNNNNNNNNNNNNNNNNNNNNNNNNNNNNNNNNNNNNNNNNNNNNNNNNNNNNNNNNNNNNNNNNNNNNNNNNNNNNNNNNNNNNNNNNNNNNNNNNNNNNNNNNNNNNNNNNNNNNNNNNNNNNNNNNNNNNNNNNNNNNNNNNNNNNNNNNNNNNNNNNNNNNNNNNNNNNNNNNNNNNNNNNNNNNNNNNNNNNNNNNNNNNNNNNNNNNNNNNNNNNNNNNNNNNNNNNNNNNNNNNNNNNNNNNNNNNNNNNNNNNNNNNNNNNNNNNNNNNNNNNNNNNNNNNNNNNNNNNNNNNNNNNNNNNNNNNNNNNNNNNNNNNNNNNNNNNNNNNNNNNNNNNNNNNNNNNNNNNNNNNNNNNNNNNNNNNNNNNNNNNNNNNNNNNNNNNNNNNNNNNNNNNNNNNNNNNNNNNNNNNNNNNNNNNNNNNNNNNNNNNNNNNNNNNNNNNNNNNNNNNNNNNNNNNNNNNNNNNNNNNNNNNNNNNNNNNNNNNNNNNNNNNNNNNNNNNNNNNNNNNNNNNNNNNNNNNNNNNNNNNNNNNNNNNNNNNNNNNNNNNNNNNNNNNNNNNNNNNNNNNNNNNNNNNNNNNNNNNNNNNNNNNNNNNNNNNNNNNNNNNNNNNNNNNNNNNNNNNNNNNNNNNNNNNNNNNNNNNNNNNNNNNNNNNNNNNNNNNNNNNNNNNNNNNNNNNNNNNNNNNNNNNNNNNNNNNNNNNNNNNNNNNNNNNNNNNNNNNNNNNNNNNNNNNNNNNNNNNNNNNNNNNNNNNNNNNNNNNNNNNNNNNNNNNNNNNNNNNNNNNNNNNNNNNNNNNNNNNNNNNNNNNNNNNNNNNNNNNNNNNNNNNNNNNNNNNNNNNNNNNNNNNNNNNNNNNNNNNNNNNNNNNNNNNNNNNNNNNNNNNNNNNNNNNNNNNNNNNNNNNNNNNNNNNNNNNNNNNNNNNNNNNNNNNNNNNNNNNNNNNNNNNNNNNNNNNNNNNNNNNNNNNNNNNNNNNNNNNNNNNNNNNNNNNNNNNNNNNNNNNNNNNNNNNNNNNNNNNNNNNNNNNNNNNNNNNNNNNNNNNNNNNNNNNNNNNNNNNNNNNNNNNNNNNNNNNNNNNNNNNNNNNNNNNNNNNNNNNNNNNNNNNNNNNNNNNNNNNNNNNNNNNNNNNNNNNNNNNNNNNNNNNNNNNNNNNNNNNNNNNNNNNNNNNNNNNNNNNNNNNNNNNNNNNNNNNNNNNNNNNNNNNNNNNNNNNNNNNNNNNNNNNNNNNNNNNNNNNNNNNNNNNNNNNNNNNNNNNNNNNNNNNNNNNNNNNNNNNNNNNNNNNNNNNNNNNNNNNNNNNNNNNNNNNNNNNNNNNNNNNNNNNNNNNNNNNNNNNNNNNNNNNNNNNNNNNNNNNNNNNNNNNNNNNNNNNNNNNNNNNNNNNNNNNNNNNNNNNNNNNNNNNNNNNNNNNNNNNNNNNNNNNNNNNNNNNNNNNNNNNNNNNNNNNNNNNNNNNNNNNNNNNNNNNNNNNNNNNNNNNNNNNNNNNNNNNNNNNNNNNNNNNNNNNNNNNNNNNNNNNNNNNNNNNNNNNNNNNNNNNNNNNNNNNNNNNNNNNNNNNNNNNNNNNNNNNNNNNNNNNNNNNNNNNNNNNNNNNNNNNNNNNNNNNNNNNNNNNNNNNNNNNNNNNNNNNNNNNNNNNNNNNNNNNNNNNNNNNNNNNNNNNNNNNNNNNNNNNNNNNNNNNNNNNNNNNNNNNNNNNNNNNNNNNNNNNNNNNNNNNNNNNNNNNNNNNNNNNNNNNNNNNNNNNNNNNNNNNNNNNNNNNNNNNNNNNNNNNNNNNNNNNNNNNNNNNNNNNNNNNNNNNNNNNNNNNNNNNNNNNNNNNNNNNNNNNNNNNNNNNNNNNNNNNNNNNNNNNNNNNNNNNNNNNNNNNNNNNNNNNNNNNNNNNNNNNNNNNNNNNNNNNNNNNNNNNNNNNNNNNNNNNNNNNNNNNNNNNNNNNNNNNNNNNNNNNNNNNNNNNNNNNNNNNNNNNNNNNNNNNNNNNNNNNNNNNNNNNNNNNNNNNNNNNNNNNNNNNNNNNNNNNNNNNNNNNNNNNNNNNNNNNNNNNNNNNNNNNNNNNNNNNNNNNNNNNNNNNNNNNNNNNNNNNNNNNNNNNNNNNNNNNNNNNNNNNNNNNNNNNNNNNNNNNNNNNNNNNNNNNNNNNNNNNNNNNNNNNNNNNNNNNNNNNNNNNNNNNNNNNNNNNNNNNNNNNNNNNNNNNNNNNNNNNNNNNNNNNNNNNNNNNNNNNNNNNNNNNNNNNNNNNNNNNNNNNNNNNNNNNNNNNNNNNNNNNNNNNNNNNNNNNNNNNNGGGATTCCTGATAAATCTGAGGACGAGGCGCCTCAGCCTTCTGAAAGTGAGGACAAAGTTGAATCTGAGGAGGAGTCAGaggaagaaactcaaaagaagaaaCGTGTTTCTAGGACTCCatctaaaaagaaagaatcatcaGGGAAATCGAGAAGCAAGAAAACTGCAGTCTCTGCGAAATCCAGTCCACCAAAGAAAGCTACTCAGAAGCGCTCAGGaggtaaaaggaaaaagagtgaTGACGACAGTGATACAAGTCCAAAGGCATCctcaaagaggaagaagactgaGAAACCGGCGAAGGAGCAGTCCTCGGCGCCTTCAAAATCTGCATCAAAAGAGAAACCAGGTTTGGTCATACCATGCTTTCTAAATCTCTCATTATTAATAAAGCATATATGAGTACATGATTAGTCAGAAGCTTGAGAAATCTTAATGCTTGATTAGTCAGAAGCTTGAGAAATCTTAATGCGTGGTCTTATACTGCAGAAGTTAAACCGATATTTTACAGCCTCTTAGTTTTTGTCTGACACTGTTTTATCCCGTGTTTGTCATTCTTTTTTATCTGCTAATAGGCAAAAGAGGTGGAAAAGGGAAAGACAAAACCAAGGAGCCTAGTGATGAAGAGTTGAAAAATGCAATTATTGATATCTTGAAAGGGGTCGACTTCAACACAGTGAGGATTTTAAACCATGAAAAATCTGTTTCATGAAATTATAGTAATTGAGTTTAGAAGATATCTAATTAATGCTTTCATTTTCTGACAGGCTACATTCACTGACATCCTCAAGCGACTTGGTAAATACCAGATGGGATTGTTTCCTGGCAGTTGTTTTCTTCACTGATGGTCTTGCTTATTCTTGCTGGTTTGTTTGATTAAAGTGCATTGTTTTCACCTGTCTTTCAgataaaaagttcaaaatcGATCTCACCTCAAGAAAATCATCTATTAAGCTGATGATCCAAGATGAGCTCAAAAAGCTAGCAGAAGAGGCCGATaatgaggaaggagaagaagaggatgccgagaatgaggaggaagaagaagataaagtgaAAGAGAAAGCTGGAGGATCTGGTGGTGCAGAGGAGGTTAAAGCCTGATCACAAAGCACATAAATCTAGTCTAGCTGCTATTTTAACCGcatctctctctcctccatTGCCTATCTTCAGTCATTAGGCAAATATATCAGAGAATGTAATATGTTGGTTGTTTTTTGGTCTTgaattgtggtttttttttgtataacttATGGTAGAGtcagagagagaggaagacCAGAAGTTAGATGTTATCAGATAAGCAGCTTTGTTTGTGTATACAATTAAAACATAAGCACCTTTAGCATTCATGGCCCATTTAAACACCCTTTTGATTTTTGGGTTACCTTCTAAAGACATTTGTTAACTTCCCTCGATTCTTTAATACTTTGACTATCTCGCTTGATTAAAGAGTAAGGGAGGCCATTGATGCtgatattaatgattttttttttttcaatcattcTAAACCAAGCTCGAGTATGTAAACTTGTGATAGATTGCCTAGAAAGAAGGTCCCAAAAGAATAATTTATCCAAACAAACATGAACATAAAGAGAGCATGCATACTCAAAAGAAACCTATTCTAATGAAATTAAGCAATATCTAAAGAGCACAACAGAACAAGGAAGAACCAACTTGGCCAGTGCTAATGAAGAAAATAGGATCTGTATGTCATTGATGAGGATGTGTTAATAGCTCTACACAAACTTCCACAAAAAAGAACATGAACATGGAGAAATATGACTTTCTATTATGTACAAACTTGAACAAGGAGCTGCCAGATTCCCTCTActacaacaacacaaaagaatGATCTACTACATCACTTTTGGAAATCACAACAACACAATCCCAAAGGATGCACATCTCTGATGATCCTAAGGCAGATGAAGGGCTTACAATATGATAGATACATACAATACAGCCCAAATGGCTAAAACATGGAGAAACAAGATCAGTAACACTGGCCAGGCTAACTATTTTGGCTGTAACTAATACAACTACAGAACAACAAATTCAGAAACAGTTAAAATAAGAACATCTAAACACAAATGGATGGAAACCCGAAAGGCCAAAACATCACCACAACACACTGGTCTTTAGAAGTTTCACATAACAATGGCAAAAGGTAAGGTGTCTAATAACTTAAAGAAGGCAAACGTTTGCCAAGTTTCTTTCCACTTCTAGGTAACTAAGCTGAGTTGAAGAAGAGATTTCACCAGTGAGAGACTTCTTTCTGTGACAAGAGTCTGCCTTTCCCTGAGGTCTTCTTTCTTCatccttttcttccttttcttccaTTATAGTTTCGCAGGAGCTCTCAAAAGTCAATCTACCCATAACGTTATACATATAAGAAGACAGCAGAAACCTTAGTCAGCAAAGAGAACAAAGTATAAACCATTGATCTACTTGAGTATACATTACAGTTTAGACAATGAGACAACGATATGTCCTTCAAGACAGCTAACTATTAGTCAGAAAAACTTAAAGCAAAACATCAAAAAGAATGGTAGAATTTACGATACAAAGGAACGCAAGATACCATTAGAATCAACTACTTACTTTTATCCGAGAATTATTCAGTAGTAAGCCGCCTTCTTTTCCCATAATCAGCATCCCTTGATCTTGAGCGATGGTTATCCTCCCGAGACAACCGTGATTTGCTGTGTCCTCTGGATGACCGACCTCTGTTCCACTCATCATCATGTTCAGGTTCGTCCCTGTGTCTAGTACGATGATCACCACCGTATCGTTGTGACGATCCCTCTCTATGACGATCCCTCTCCCTGTCCCTTTCTCTGTCACGTTCACGTTCTCGCTCACGATCTTTGGAGCGTTCACGATCCTTATGATGATGTTCCCTCTCACGCTCACGACCAGTGTCTCTATCATCACGGTGCCTTCTCTCTGGCATCTCATAACCATGACCAACATCTTTCTCCCTTGGTATGTCCCTTTCATAACCAGCATCTTTATCCTCACGAATCCTTCTATCAGATGAACCAGACCATTCCCTTTCTGAAgctctttctttatctttcaCAGGATTTGGACGACCTCTATCGTGATTAACCTCTCCATACTGATGATCAGATGCAGCTTCCTCTCCATAACTCGATTCCGCAGCTCTTCCACCACCCAAATCTTCACCACTAGCCCATCCTCCACTATTAGGATCCCACATTCCCATATTATGCCCTCCATCAACACCAGCATTAAGCATCATTCCCATTCCATTCATCGGCATCCCTCGTCCAAAAAACGCTGGATTCACATGAGGTGCCACTCCAGGTAAACCAACTCCTCCTACAGGAGGGAAAGAAGATAAAAGCCCAGGAAACGGTGGACCTGGAGCCCCAGGGAATCCTCCATAGCCTCCCATTCTGGCCATAGGTCCACCAAAAGCTTGTTCAAACCCTTGCCCCATCATTGGTTGATGCATCATATTCATAGGAGGCCCTGTACCCATGCCCTGACCAAAAGCACCATTACccatcaaacctcttcccatccCGTTAGGCCTATTCCTCATTGGACCACCAGGTCCTCTACCACCCGGAGCATTGCCTCTACCCCAATTACCTCTACCAAATCCTCTATTTTCCCCACCTTGGAAATTCCCGCCAATAGCGGCGTTGTTGTTGGCAACGACAGGTTTACTCGGAGGATCAGCAGGCCCTCCTCTCTTAGCTTGTGCAATTACAGATTGTGCCTGTTGGGTCCTATTCACCTGTGCCTCTCCCATTCTCTTAACAGAATACGGAGACGCATACTCAACAACACAAGGCCTGCCGTTGAATGCATAACCGTTCAACCCGTCTTTGCAAGCTGTAGCTGCCATAGGATCAAAGAACTCTACTTGACAATACCCTTTCGACTTCCCACTAGCTTTCTCATCAAAGAACTTAACCTCCTTCACAGCACCATACTTGCACAACTCTGCCTCAAGCTCAGCATCAGTTGTCCACCAATGCAAATCCCCAACGAAAAGAAAAGTCCCATTGCCTCCTCCACCAGTTCCCCCGCCAATAACACCAGGCATAGCTATATTACCTCCGTTCCCAACCATGCTAATACCAGGTCCAGGAAGAGTCCCACCATTAACATGACCCATCACAGGTCTCATCAAATTCTCGTTATTTCCTAACACATGTGGTGGTGGCGGCAAGAGACCCTGAGCAATGTTATTTCCTCTAGGAACCTCAAGATCAGTTGCCCGAGTAGCAGCTGGCCCTAACTCAACTCTAAGCCCTCCTCCAGTACCAGCACCAATTCCATCAGGAATCTCCTGGCTAACATCGCTTACCTTAACCTCTTGAGCTCCATATCCACTAGAAGCGACTACCACATCAGTACCACCACTTCCTCCTCctgcttctccttctccttctttaaCAACGCTCTCACCAACCAAACCCGGTATCGAAACCTCAGCTTCGGGCGTACCCAAACCCGGTTCAACCCTATCTTCCCCATCGATACCAACCTTCGCCTTATCCTCGTCGTTTCTAGATCCCGCTTCGTCGCTCTTTTTCACAGACTGAAGAAACCCTTCTCCAACATTAACGTCGTTGTAAAGatcctcataatcatcatcctcttcctccgcCATAAACCCGTCGTCAGCTACGGCAGATATCGCCTCGTTTTGATGGAATTGATCCATCTGATCTCTCCCATCTCCCTCATCCATCtttaaactctctctctctctctctctctctctctctttccagGTGATGTTAAAAGAAAGCTCCTTTCTTTTTCCGATTCTCAAATCAGAATACCCACAAGCTTTACGCTCTCACTCGAAACATGAACAATCTCAAGAAGACGAGACTTTTGTCCCCCGGAAGCAAGAAACGGAGAGAGGCTTAGAAACCCTAATCCGGCAGATTTGtgaatttttcttattatttatttttctctttttacaattaaataaaacattttatttccTTCTCGATGGAATCCAACTAATTTCTCTATCGTGCACCGTGCGTATTGTAGAGCCCTTTTTAAGCGAAGAGAACACGTGTAAATCCAAAACAAATGGGctagcttttctttttaatgggCTTAGTTACAAGACCCAGTATGACTTTCGACAACCTTCCAAACAAACATCACGTATAGTCTGACGACCTTTCCCTTCACTAAACTTCATGTCGTCTTTTAGTAACCGGTTACAACCGGTTTAACGGCTACTTCACTTCCTACAGCCGGTAACTACACAGGCGCCGCGCCACCAACGGTCATAATATCACGATTCACGACGTTTcgtttattagtattattttattctCTCTGTTATAAATCCATTAACCAAAACTTGCGAACACTCATTTAACTCAGAACAGAGAatcaaacacacacaacaatTTGGATTGTTGCTTTTCATTACCagaatcaaaacacaaaacaagataCACGATGCATCGCTTCGTTGTAATTcctatttttgtctttttaatttctgtttatGGTAATGTACAAGCGGAGAATGCACCCGCTCAGTCTCCGAGACTCGCCGTGAAACAACATCCTCCGTCAAAATCTCATCGCTTTATATCTCCGACGAAGTCTCCTTCCCATACGCCTACTTTACATCCTCCCGTAATACAAAACTCTCCAGAGGCGCAATCTCCGACGAAGCAAAGTTTGCCTATGCAGACTCCGGAGAAATCCCCTGTTTTTACTCCGACGACTTCCCCTTCTCAGACCACCGCTCCGTCTCCATCGAAATCCCCAGTTTTTACTCCGGCGACGTCCCCTGTCTCTTCTCGAACCATTGCGACTCCTTTGAGATCCCCTGTTTCATCTCCGGCGACTTCCCCTGTTACATCTCGAACCATTGCGACTCCTTCGAGATCCCCTGTTTCATCTCCGGCGACTTCCCCTGTTACATCTCGAACCATTGCGACTCCTTCGAGATCCCCTGTTTCATCTCCGGCGACTTCCCCTGTTACATCTCGAACCATTGCGACTCCTTCGAGATCCCCTGTTTCATCTCCGGCGACTTCCCCTGTTACATCTCGAACCATTTCGTCTCCTTTGAAATCTCCTGTTTTATCTCCAGCGACTTCCCCTGTTACATCTCGAACCATTTCGACTCCTTTGAAATCCCCTGTTTTATCTCCGGCGACTTCCCCTGTTTCCACTCCGACTACCGCCACggctcctgtctcaactcccgCAACCTCCCCTCTTTCCCCTCCCGCTACTATTCCAGTGAAGTCTCCAATCTCCCCTCCGACGATTAGTCCCACCACCTCGTTTGTATCTTCCGCCACCGCACCATCAAACCAACCACCAGTCTCAGCCGATGCTCCAGAGACTTCAGCAACACCGCCTGTAACAATCCCTGGTATTCCATCAACACCAGCGAATACGCCGGATATATTTCCTTACGGGCGAGGTCCGGTAAATAGTTCTGCACCGGCGACGGCAAACTTGGCGCCAGAAACTGCTGAAGTTCCCGCAGGAGCCAAGTCGGCTTCTAAATCCATTCAACACGATCTGCTATGCACATTGCTCATCGTAGGAGCCACTTTGGTTCTAACGTAGTAAATTTTTTGTCAGACTGTAACTCTAGTTAGGGAAATTTATATGCTTGTTGTTTTGTATTGACAATTATTGTAGTAGTTCATTGATATCAGTAGAGCCATATATATGGAGTATaatttttccataaaatttaattttcttattccattagaaaattatgaaaaaccCAAACTAATAGAGAAACTTGAATTACAAAAGTTCATCAAGCACTTGGAATAATCCAGCCAACGTTTAAAAGAAAGTAACAAGATGACATGTCTCACATAGGATGTTTACTTGAATCCTCCAAGTCATTATTTTGTGCAAACCGGAATGGATACTCTGGAAACTGCTTCATGTCGTTGAACATACTGTTTCCTAAACCCCATTGTATTGGCTCCATGTAAGCTGTCCTCTGCACCAGCGGACCGTATGGACTATCTGAACAACTCCCGTAAAAGAATGTTTGCCCGTTAGTTATCATCGGCTCTGCTCCATGTGAGAAGGAAGGTACTTCTGTCTTAGTTGAGG from Camelina sativa cultivar DH55 chromosome 2, Cs, whole genome shotgun sequence includes the following:
- the LOC104755381 gene encoding DNA ligase 1-like, with protein sequence MYNRFLQGFYKSLSLVHICVVSESCHVCVIPIFVKNGFNNVYGDKEDIVTKLLEFLEKPHATSDVLLNEKDKGVKRKRTPKKSSPAAGNSSSKRSAKSQKKTEEATRTKKKSLPYSDDESEEEKEEEEEEEKEQEVEEEDEEEENENGIPDKSEDEAPQPSESEDKVESEESEEETQKKKRGSRTPSKKKESSGKSRSKKTAVSAKSSPPKKATQKRSGGKRKKSDDDSDTSPKASSKRKKTEKPAKEQSSAPSKSASKEKPGKRGGKGKDKTKEPSDEELKNAIIDILKGVDFNTATFTDILKRLDKKFKIDLTSRKSSIKLMIQDELKKLAEEADNEEGEEEDAENEEEEEDKVKEKAGGSGGAEEVKA
- the LOC104732196 gene encoding cleavage and polyadenylation specificity factor subunit 6-like, with product MDEGDGRDQMDQFHQNEAISAVADDGFMAEEEDDDYEDLYNDVNVGEGFLQSVKKSDEAGSRNDEDKAKVGIDGEDRVEPGLGTPEAEVSIPGLVGESVVKEGEGEAGGGSGGTDVVVASSGYGAQEVKVSDVSQEIPDGIGAGTGGGLRVELGPAATRATDLEVPRGNNIAQGLLPPPPHVLGNNENLMRPVMGHVNGGTLPGPGISMVGNGGNIAMPGVIGGGTGGGGNGTFLFVGDLHWWTTDAELEAELCKYGAVKEVKFFDEKASGKSKGYCQVEFFDPMAATACKDGLNGYAFNGRPCVVEYASPYSVKRMGEAQVNRTQQAQSVIAQAKRGGPADPPSKPVVANNNAAIGGNFQGGENRGFGRGNWGRGNAPGGRGPGGPMRNRPNGMGRGLMGNGAFGQGMGTGPPMNMMHQPMMGQGFEQAFGGPMARMGGYGGFPGAPGPPFPGLLSSFPPVGGVGLPGVAPHVNPAFFGRGMPMNGMGMMLNAGVDGGHNMGMWDPNSGGWASGEDLGGGRAAESSYGEEAASDHQYGEVNHDRGRPNPVKDKERASEREWSGSSDRRIREDKDAGYERDIPREKDVGHGYEMPERRHRDDRDTGREREREHHHKDRERSKDRERERERDRERDRERDRHREGSSQRYGGDHRTRHRDEPEHDDEWNRGRSSRGHSKSRLSREDNHRSRSRDADYGKRRRLTTE
- the LOC104755391 gene encoding uncharacterized protein LOC104755391, with translation MVRDVTGEVAGDKTGDFKGDEMVRDVTGEVAGDETGDLEGVAMVRDVTGEVAGDETGDLEGVAMVRDVTGEVAGDETGDLEGVAMVRDVTGEVAGDETGDLKGVAMVREETGDVAGVKTGDFDGDGAVV